From the genome of Segatella hominis, one region includes:
- a CDS encoding autotransporter-associated beta strand repeat-containing protein has product MNKKLLATSALALLVSMGANAQRFTDKLDRGLIAVQTTNGVYCSWRIQADEYYDVKYNLYRNGMKLNSEPLDVSNFTDKSGSSSNTYTVKAVVNGVEQAASKAATVFNSNYKEIKIQYPAALKSTYIPNDACCADVDGDGELEILMKFTNQQEGEQLYPKNGPTINGVETKEYTMLACLKQDGKILWWVNCGPNMGDFQNNEQNIVGYDWDMDGKAEVVMRLEEGSTVHMADGTTYTIGADGKNGSTWTNYRQPKAEGSVEWFTHYGKEFLWYCEGATGKPYQCIDFPLKRLEAGETDLKTAWGDGYGHRSSKYFFGAPYLDGKHPSIFLGRGIYTRHKFIAYDVDPNTHALNVRWKWTNNQPGSPWYGQGYHNYIIADVDWDGRDEIVWGSMVIDDNGKGLSTTGLGHGDAQHVSDFNPYIHGQEMFACNEDAPSNNYRDATTSKIYYRKTDTNDDGRCLAGNFYNDIPGAVGHSAHDTPISTVTNEHVSPNTNGLSMNFRIYWDGDLQEECFNNTEVTKPGQGTIATFTGAYSNNSTKATPCFQGDVFGDWREEVIERTADNNIRIYTTTTPTPWRNYSLWYDHQYRNAMVWQPCGYNQPPHASYFLGELEGITIAPPPLTTRGREEVGSSISKSLDGKHALLSTNGDATVAVADGAAPAIFIDNAPSWVQGTAASECKVKDTEIKYTYYTHTLTGGAFSGNMRLVKQGDGTLVLPNVTQTYTGKTDVWAGTLQFDGTMEKSPVWLNRFAELNSNGGNFKGGIKADYGSIIRPGGKDQVGTLITSDLQLGFGARVIFDVNGGNVDKLVAGKMSIEKKNWANGPQYSAPVFEFTSAPQPGTYTLAEVGELTGKLADITVEGLSGEKYSLKYADGKLTIRVSDSRDSESVVWTGANGSIWDLMESENFASSDNKFVSGDNVTFNDAAVKTDVEINEDLAPGNIVFNNNSKVYTLSGKGAIEGNGSVTLKGKSAVNIKNTNRYTGGTYIDGGYLRPATLANKDGLEYGSLGAADNTITMSNQGKLWVNASMTSSHPIVLGENGGQIETYTGTNLIVNGGISKMNKGANRDLYKLGSGTLQLNCAADFDKLYINAGTVYDFQDAHFNGKTIVLNGSKVVLQASNSIYSNNSDNVNIEVPKGKSGIWYPDGRCDYTGKLTGEGTIDIYGTWIRCSFKGDWSKFAGTINAKRGTKNAYEPVFDFNNAYGIPLATLNVDSRFTKDYAFCTNGKSFAIGALTGSGYISNGGNFGSGTNTLTIGGKNTNFEFKGSINGSHVVKNGTGIWTISSENVLANAKSLKILDGFVKLNKATATTSMTSPTILNIQGAGELCGVGYAYGINLLNGGTLRPGTNKPTAQTSNTGVINIQKNLVAYDGSSIYVNRAKADSLVVNAYTGSKSLGWAYLKVGGNATLNGTIYVTYNANGWTPAEGDYVRVVDCAGTISGTPTFDLQALPAGLGWDTSKFLTEGVVYVANATGIREIGFDAGSFQAEVYTLNGFRMTSLQTSMATLQSDLKSRGLAPGLYIVRTAKGTIKVTLK; this is encoded by the coding sequence ATGAATAAAAAACTACTCGCAACATCTGCTTTAGCATTGTTGGTAAGTATGGGAGCAAATGCCCAGCGCTTTACCGATAAGTTGGATCGTGGACTCATTGCAGTGCAAACCACAAATGGTGTGTACTGCTCTTGGCGTATCCAGGCCGATGAATACTATGATGTAAAGTACAATCTTTACAGAAATGGTATGAAATTAAATTCTGAACCCCTCGATGTTTCCAACTTTACAGATAAGTCTGGTTCATCAAGCAACACTTATACCGTAAAGGCAGTAGTGAATGGGGTAGAGCAGGCAGCTTCTAAGGCTGCTACTGTATTCAACTCAAATTATAAGGAAATAAAAATCCAGTATCCTGCTGCCCTGAAGTCAACTTATATCCCTAACGATGCCTGCTGCGCCGATGTGGATGGCGATGGCGAGTTGGAGATTCTGATGAAGTTCACCAACCAGCAGGAAGGTGAACAGCTTTATCCTAAGAATGGACCTACCATCAATGGCGTTGAGACCAAGGAATATACTATGCTGGCCTGTCTGAAGCAGGACGGTAAGATTCTCTGGTGGGTAAATTGTGGTCCTAACATGGGCGACTTCCAAAACAACGAGCAGAATATCGTAGGTTACGACTGGGATATGGACGGTAAGGCAGAAGTCGTAATGCGTCTCGAAGAAGGCTCTACCGTCCACATGGCTGATGGTACCACTTATACCATTGGTGCTGACGGCAAGAATGGTTCTACATGGACTAACTATCGCCAGCCAAAGGCTGAAGGAAGCGTAGAATGGTTTACCCACTATGGCAAGGAGTTCCTCTGGTATTGCGAGGGTGCTACGGGTAAGCCATACCAGTGCATAGATTTCCCATTGAAGCGTCTGGAAGCAGGCGAGACTGATTTGAAGACAGCTTGGGGTGATGGTTATGGTCATCGCAGCAGTAAGTACTTCTTCGGTGCTCCTTATCTGGATGGCAAGCATCCAAGCATCTTCCTGGGTCGTGGTATCTATACCCGCCACAAGTTTATCGCATACGATGTGGATCCTAATACTCATGCGCTGAATGTTCGCTGGAAGTGGACCAACAACCAGCCGGGTTCTCCTTGGTATGGACAGGGTTATCACAACTATATCATTGCCGATGTGGATTGGGATGGACGTGATGAGATAGTATGGGGTTCTATGGTTATCGACGATAATGGCAAGGGACTTTCCACTACTGGTCTCGGTCATGGCGATGCTCAGCATGTAAGTGATTTTAATCCTTATATCCATGGTCAGGAGATGTTTGCCTGCAACGAGGATGCTCCTTCCAACAACTATCGCGATGCAACTACCAGCAAGATATATTATCGCAAGACAGATACCAATGATGACGGTCGCTGCCTGGCTGGTAATTTCTATAATGACATTCCTGGTGCCGTAGGTCATAGTGCGCATGATACGCCTATATCTACCGTTACCAATGAACATGTATCTCCGAATACGAATGGTCTGAGCATGAACTTCCGTATCTACTGGGATGGCGATTTGCAGGAGGAATGCTTCAATAATACAGAGGTAACCAAGCCTGGACAGGGCACTATAGCAACCTTCACGGGCGCTTATTCCAACAATTCAACCAAGGCAACTCCTTGTTTTCAGGGCGATGTGTTCGGCGACTGGCGTGAGGAAGTTATTGAGCGTACTGCCGATAACAATATCCGCATCTATACCACTACGACTCCGACTCCTTGGCGCAACTACTCTCTGTGGTACGATCATCAGTATCGCAATGCGATGGTATGGCAGCCATGCGGTTACAACCAGCCTCCTCACGCTTCTTACTTCCTCGGTGAACTGGAAGGCATCACGATAGCTCCTCCACCACTCACCACTAGGGGTCGTGAAGAGGTAGGTTCTTCTATCTCTAAGTCTTTGGACGGCAAGCACGCTTTGCTTTCTACCAATGGCGATGCCACGGTAGCTGTGGCTGATGGTGCTGCTCCTGCTATCTTTATCGACAATGCTCCTTCATGGGTGCAGGGTACGGCTGCCAGCGAGTGCAAGGTAAAGGATACTGAAATCAAATATACCTACTATACTCATACCCTCACTGGCGGTGCTTTCTCTGGCAATATGCGCTTAGTGAAGCAGGGCGACGGTACACTCGTTCTTCCTAACGTAACCCAGACCTACACTGGCAAGACTGATGTATGGGCAGGTACGTTGCAGTTTGACGGAACGATGGAGAAGAGTCCGGTATGGCTGAACCGCTTTGCGGAGTTGAATTCCAACGGCGGTAACTTCAAGGGCGGTATCAAGGCCGACTATGGTTCTATCATCCGTCCGGGCGGTAAGGACCAGGTGGGTACGCTTATTACTTCTGATCTCCAGCTCGGTTTCGGTGCTCGCGTCATCTTCGATGTGAACGGCGGGAATGTAGATAAGCTCGTGGCTGGCAAGATGAGTATCGAAAAGAAGAACTGGGCGAACGGTCCTCAGTATTCAGCTCCAGTATTCGAGTTTACATCGGCTCCTCAGCCTGGTACCTATACACTGGCAGAGGTAGGCGAACTGACTGGCAAGTTGGCTGACATCACCGTGGAAGGCCTCTCTGGCGAGAAATACAGTTTAAAGTATGCTGATGGCAAGTTGACTATTAGGGTGAGCGATTCACGCGACAGCGAGTCTGTAGTCTGGACTGGTGCCAACGGTTCTATATGGGACCTGATGGAGTCTGAGAACTTCGCTTCTTCCGATAATAAATTCGTTTCAGGTGATAACGTAACCTTCAATGATGCAGCCGTTAAGACTGACGTAGAGATCAATGAGGACCTCGCTCCTGGCAACATCGTCTTCAACAATAACAGTAAGGTATATACCTTGTCTGGTAAGGGCGCTATCGAGGGCAATGGCTCTGTCACTTTGAAGGGTAAGAGTGCAGTCAATATCAAGAATACCAACCGATATACGGGCGGTACCTATATTGATGGCGGTTATCTCCGTCCAGCAACGCTTGCCAATAAGGATGGTCTCGAATATGGTTCGTTAGGTGCAGCCGACAATACCATTACCATGTCCAACCAAGGTAAGTTGTGGGTAAATGCTTCCATGACTTCTTCTCATCCGATTGTATTGGGCGAGAATGGCGGTCAGATAGAGACTTATACTGGTACAAACCTGATTGTGAATGGCGGTATCAGCAAGATGAATAAGGGAGCCAACCGTGATCTCTACAAGTTGGGTAGTGGTACACTGCAGCTCAACTGTGCAGCCGATTTCGACAAGCTCTATATCAATGCCGGAACAGTCTATGACTTCCAGGATGCCCATTTCAATGGCAAGACGATTGTGCTGAATGGCAGCAAGGTGGTGCTGCAGGCTTCCAACAGTATCTACAGCAACAACTCGGATAATGTGAATATCGAGGTGCCTAAGGGTAAGTCGGGAATTTGGTATCCTGATGGGCGTTGTGACTATACAGGTAAGCTGACCGGCGAGGGAACCATCGACATCTATGGTACTTGGATCCGCTGTTCTTTCAAGGGCGACTGGAGCAAGTTTGCCGGAACCATCAATGCAAAGCGCGGCACCAAGAATGCTTACGAGCCAGTATTTGATTTCAACAATGCTTATGGTATTCCATTGGCAACGCTCAATGTAGATTCACGTTTCACCAAAGACTATGCATTCTGTACCAACGGCAAGAGTTTTGCTATCGGTGCCTTGACAGGTTCCGGCTATATCAGTAATGGTGGAAACTTCGGTTCTGGTACCAATACTTTGACGATTGGTGGCAAAAATACGAACTTTGAGTTCAAGGGTTCTATCAATGGTAGCCATGTGGTGAAGAATGGTACGGGTATCTGGACCATCTCCAGTGAGAATGTACTTGCCAATGCCAAGTCGCTGAAGATTCTTGATGGATTCGTGAAACTGAACAAGGCAACTGCGACTACATCTATGACTTCTCCAACCATCCTCAATATTCAGGGTGCCGGTGAGCTTTGTGGCGTGGGTTATGCATACGGTATCAACCTTTTGAATGGCGGTACCTTGCGCCCAGGAACTAATAAGCCTACAGCTCAGACCAGCAATACGGGCGTTATCAATATCCAGAAGAACCTGGTAGCCTACGATGGTTCCAGCATTTATGTGAACAGGGCCAAGGCTGATTCTCTCGTTGTCAATGCATATACAGGAAGCAAGAGTCTCGGCTGGGCATATCTGAAGGTAGGTGGCAATGCTACTCTGAATGGTACCATCTATGTCACATACAATGCGAATGGTTGGACTCCAGCTGAGGGTGACTATGTGCGTGTTGTTGACTGTGCTGGCACAATCAGCGGTACTCCTACATTTGACTTGCAGGCGCTCCCTGCTGGTTTGGGTTGGGATACAAGCAAGTTCCTTACAGAGGGAGTAGTCTATGTAGCCAATGCTACAGGTATCCGTGAGATTGGTTTTGATGCTGGTTCATTCCAGGCAGAAGTCTATACGCTCAACGGCTTCCGCATGACAAGTTTGCAGACTTCTATGGCTACCTTGCAGAGCGACTTGAAGAGTCGTGGCTTGGCTCCTGGCTTGTACATTGTCCGTACTGCTAAGGGAACTATCAAGGTTACCTTGAAGTAA
- a CDS encoding rhamnogalacturonan lyase, which yields MGKRQLYIFSLLSVFSAFGNNCAYGQESSVYRQERNVYEQNGFAYGQQNSAFGQKSSQFPMERLDRGLVALPAAGKGIFLSWRLLGTDSKNVCFDIERDGKVIAHHIRATNFTDVKGSPAHSYRLISYQDEPKMGAPMQREVSKPVKPWTDLYKSLPIHRPEGGTAPDGRVYTYSPNDCSVGDVDGDGEYELIVKWDPSNSHDNSHDGYTGDVIFDCYKLDGTQLWRINLGKNIRAGAHYTQFLVFDFDGDGKSEMICKTSAGSVDGQGSFVSESATDAEIRSLDNAVDYRNNRGRIKNGPELLTVFNGETGKAMHTIWYNPNRAFGVGRQVAEGERLEADGFPAYSSVWGDKDNYGNRGERYLAGVAYLDGAAHRPSAVMCRGYYTRSYLWAVDFDGKHLKTKWLHASLTPHDWVVMDGDGKVIKEAHGLSATAFAQGAHSLAVGDADGDGCDEITYGSAAINHDGSLLYSTGLGHGDALHLSDLDPDRPGLEVFMVHEEKPYGSDFRDARTGEILYRTLDRDDTGRGVAADIDGRHRGFEMWSLDSKEVRDCHGKVIANDPSKMPAMNFRIYWDGDLQDELLANGRRPHFAPYLQKWNGKKAVPLPLSNGKHLCDMGHSVSNNWTKATPNLQADIFGDWREEVIYWDESDASHLNIFTTNIPTEYRIPTLMHDHIYRLSVAWQNVGYNQPPHLGFYLEEKDWKIK from the coding sequence ATGGGAAAAAGACAATTATATATTTTTTCGCTTCTTTCTGTCTTCAGCGCATTTGGAAATAATTGCGCTTATGGACAGGAGAGTAGTGTCTATAGACAGGAGAGAAACGTCTATGAACAGAATGGTTTCGCTTATGGTCAGCAAAATAGTGCATTTGGGCAGAAATCTTCACAATTTCCGATGGAACGTCTCGACCGTGGACTGGTAGCTTTGCCGGCTGCCGGAAAGGGGATTTTTCTCAGTTGGCGACTCCTCGGTACAGACAGCAAGAATGTCTGTTTTGATATAGAGCGGGATGGAAAAGTGATCGCTCATCATATCCGGGCAACCAACTTTACTGACGTAAAAGGTTCTCCTGCACATTCTTATCGCCTGATCAGTTATCAGGATGAGCCGAAGATGGGTGCCCCGATGCAACGGGAGGTTTCTAAACCAGTGAAGCCTTGGACGGATCTGTATAAGTCGCTGCCCATCCACCGTCCTGAGGGCGGGACTGCTCCCGACGGCAGGGTCTATACCTACTCTCCAAACGACTGTAGCGTGGGCGATGTGGATGGCGACGGCGAGTATGAACTGATTGTGAAATGGGACCCTTCCAACTCCCATGACAATTCCCACGATGGCTATACGGGCGATGTAATCTTCGACTGTTATAAGCTCGACGGAACCCAGCTTTGGCGCATCAATCTTGGCAAGAATATCCGTGCCGGTGCCCACTATACCCAGTTCTTGGTTTTCGACTTTGATGGCGATGGAAAGTCTGAAATGATTTGCAAGACTTCTGCTGGAAGTGTCGATGGACAGGGCTCCTTCGTCAGCGAATCGGCTACTGATGCAGAGATCCGTTCGCTCGATAATGCGGTAGATTATCGCAACAATCGGGGACGTATCAAGAATGGTCCGGAACTGCTCACGGTCTTCAATGGTGAGACGGGTAAGGCGATGCATACCATCTGGTACAATCCTAACAGGGCTTTCGGTGTGGGCAGGCAAGTGGCTGAGGGTGAACGACTTGAGGCTGATGGGTTCCCTGCTTATTCGTCTGTTTGGGGCGATAAAGACAACTATGGCAACCGTGGCGAAAGATACCTCGCTGGCGTGGCTTATCTCGATGGGGCAGCCCATCGCCCGAGTGCCGTGATGTGCCGAGGATACTACACCCGCTCTTATCTCTGGGCAGTGGATTTTGATGGTAAACATCTGAAGACGAAGTGGTTGCACGCCTCTCTTACGCCTCACGACTGGGTGGTGATGGATGGCGATGGCAAGGTAATCAAGGAGGCGCATGGGCTCTCGGCGACGGCCTTTGCACAGGGCGCCCATAGTCTGGCAGTTGGCGATGCGGATGGTGATGGATGCGACGAGATAACCTATGGTTCGGCAGCCATCAATCACGATGGAAGTCTGTTGTATTCCACGGGGCTCGGTCATGGTGATGCGCTCCATCTCTCTGATCTCGACCCAGACAGACCGGGGTTGGAAGTCTTTATGGTACACGAAGAGAAGCCTTATGGTTCTGATTTTCGGGATGCCCGTACTGGCGAGATTCTCTACCGTACGCTGGATAGAGACGATACCGGAAGGGGTGTGGCTGCGGATATTGACGGGCGTCATCGGGGCTTTGAAATGTGGAGCTTAGACAGTAAGGAAGTAAGGGATTGTCATGGAAAAGTGATTGCTAACGACCCTTCCAAAATGCCGGCGATGAACTTCAGAATCTACTGGGATGGCGACCTGCAGGACGAACTGCTTGCCAATGGTCGCAGACCGCATTTTGCTCCGTACCTGCAGAAGTGGAACGGAAAGAAGGCGGTGCCGCTGCCTTTGAGCAATGGCAAACACCTCTGCGATATGGGGCATTCTGTGAGCAACAACTGGACGAAGGCTACTCCTAATCTGCAGGCTGATATCTTCGGTGACTGGCGTGAGGAGGTGATCTATTGGGACGAGAGCGATGCCTCTCATCTGAATATTTTCACTACGAATATCCCGACGGAATACCGCATCCCTACGCTCATGCACGATCACATCTATCGCCTGAGTGTGGCTTGGCAGAATGTGGGGTACAACCAGCCGCCACATCTCGGTTTTTATTTAGAGGAGAAAGATTGGAAAATCAAATAA
- a CDS encoding rhamnogalacturonan acetylesterase, with protein sequence MKKILFAMSLMAATTASFAQVAKPMEDVNHVIDNTVDSLNKAMTARIQPGTSRKGNNPVLFLIGNSTMRNGTLGNGNNGQWGWGYYEHEFFDENKITVENQALGGMSSRTFYNRLWPDVRKGIKAGDWVIISIGHNDNGPYDSGRARASIPGIGKDSLNVTIKETGVKETVYTYGEYMRKYINDCKALGAHPILMSLTPRDAYDENDKIVRVNKTFGLWAKQVAEQEGVPFVDLNEISAAKLDSYGHWKEKYHFFKDHIHTSRFGAMMNARSAAEGLAESKDPSLAPLQAMMINVALPVENFQREKGKPVVFFTGDSTVKNADKEEDGMWGWGSQAYTIFNPKKITCVNAAKAGRSSRSYLNEGRWEKVYNSLQPGDYVLIEFGHNDICSLTDKKMRGSIPCAKDTCNVYQMQESKQFEVVYSFGWYLKKFIQDVYEKGAHPILVSLTPRNEWPHGKMERRNDTYGKWYREVVAETEVPFLDLHNIAADSYDKIGKEKVKEYYKKDHTHTSLKGARHNAKCVAKGLKKMKSPLAKYLK encoded by the coding sequence ATGAAAAAAATATTGTTTGCAATGTCGCTGATGGCGGCAACAACTGCTTCTTTTGCCCAGGTGGCAAAACCGATGGAAGATGTTAACCATGTGATTGATAATACGGTGGACAGTCTCAACAAGGCGATGACCGCCCGAATCCAACCGGGAACCAGCAGAAAGGGCAATAATCCTGTGCTCTTCCTGATAGGCAACTCTACCATGCGCAACGGTACGCTCGGCAATGGTAACAACGGTCAGTGGGGCTGGGGCTACTACGAACATGAGTTCTTTGACGAGAATAAGATTACGGTAGAAAATCAGGCACTCGGAGGCATGAGCAGCCGTACTTTCTACAACCGTCTCTGGCCGGATGTGCGCAAGGGAATCAAGGCTGGCGACTGGGTGATCATCTCCATCGGCCATAATGATAACGGTCCTTACGATAGCGGTCGTGCGCGTGCCAGCATCCCTGGAATCGGCAAGGATTCGCTCAATGTCACCATCAAGGAGACGGGCGTGAAGGAGACTGTCTATACCTACGGCGAGTATATGCGCAAGTATATCAACGACTGCAAGGCGCTCGGGGCTCATCCTATCCTGATGTCGCTTACTCCTCGTGATGCCTATGATGAGAATGATAAGATTGTACGCGTGAATAAGACTTTCGGTCTCTGGGCGAAGCAGGTGGCAGAGCAGGAGGGCGTTCCTTTCGTAGATCTGAATGAGATTTCGGCTGCCAAACTCGACAGTTACGGTCATTGGAAGGAAAAGTATCACTTCTTCAAGGACCATATCCACACCTCCCGTTTCGGTGCGATGATGAATGCCCGTTCGGCTGCTGAGGGATTGGCAGAGAGTAAGGACCCAAGTCTGGCTCCGTTGCAGGCGATGATGATCAATGTGGCTCTGCCGGTGGAGAATTTTCAGCGAGAGAAGGGCAAACCGGTGGTTTTCTTTACTGGCGACAGTACCGTAAAGAATGCTGACAAGGAAGAGGATGGTATGTGGGGCTGGGGCTCTCAGGCTTATACCATTTTCAATCCTAAGAAGATTACTTGTGTGAATGCTGCCAAGGCGGGTCGCAGCAGCCGTTCCTACCTCAATGAGGGCAGATGGGAGAAGGTATATAACAGTCTGCAGCCGGGCGACTACGTGCTCATTGAGTTCGGTCATAACGACATCTGTTCCTTGACCGATAAGAAGATGCGCGGTTCCATCCCTTGTGCTAAGGATACCTGCAATGTCTATCAGATGCAGGAGAGCAAGCAGTTTGAGGTAGTTTATTCTTTCGGCTGGTATCTGAAGAAGTTCATTCAGGACGTTTACGAGAAGGGCGCTCATCCTATTTTGGTTTCCCTGACTCCTCGCAATGAGTGGCCACATGGCAAGATGGAGCGTCGCAACGATACCTATGGCAAGTGGTACAGAGAGGTGGTGGCTGAGACCGAAGTTCCTTTCCTCGACCTCCACAATATCGCTGCCGATTCTTATGATAAGATAGGTAAGGAGAAAGTGAAAGAATATTACAAGAAAGATCATACGCACACCTCTCTCAAGGGTGCTCGTCATAATGCAAAGTGTGTGGCGAAAGGATTGAAAAAGATGAAGAGTCCTTTGGCTAAATATTTGAAATAA
- a CDS encoding glycoside hydrolase family 2 TIM barrel-domain containing protein: MTTKYFFYSGLLMLVSAAGNASAGTASAFTGTASASVRDTISLDRGWQFHRGDVSDVNMLKNLQANDEVVNLPHDFLIGQDWVAPDASERPDNSDAGSNVRSRLSPRGFKEMGIGWYRYELTPKAEWKGKRILLDFQGIMLVGDVYLNGKRIGGTDYGYLGFDVDVSKLLKFGEVNEIAVKADTRNPNNSRWFTGAGLYRDVNLIVTDKDLYFPRHPLFIRTVNNQEVKIRANIFNQQKKVKAPGTFIPVEVRILDADGHVVAQQKTDVDFNAKWRDREYELPAIKIENAKLWSCDTPYLYTAEVTLYDNEGKVADQIREPFGVRTIEMNPQHGLLVNGKKVLLQGFANHHTLGALGAAAYPRAIEKRLKMMKEFGFNHVRTSHNPYSEDFLRLCDRLGILVVDELYDKWLAQYAGGRVDWESLWQKDIPEWVKRDRNHPSVVLWSLGNELQQYSNLPFNDWGVTAYELQKQLLHRYDDTRLTTVAMHPRYRNLDTDSIPADLAVATEVNSYNYRYMYFPGDMKRYPEKTFYQSEASTAAMGPNFYEMDRDKVLGLAYWGAIDYLGESMGWPVKGWNQGVFDLSLQPKPDAYFVKSMFSDEPTVHIGIIEKAGGNVQWNGINVSAGKLSENWNREAGEKVSLYTYTNGDEVELFLNGKSLGVKKNSDDPKLRARIKWDGIAYAPGTLLAVARKNGKVVARHQIETTGEAVALKMVPDAETWHADGQDLMHVRVYAVDKKGRRVMNLKDKNAFSKLTFTVKGDADIVAVDNGNINSDELHVGKKQLNKTAERALYQGSALVILRAGTQPSKVELTVACENAVSGVQSAASGHQSAASGVQKSNLKTKRIVLVTK, from the coding sequence ATGACAACAAAATATTTTTTCTACTCTGGCCTGCTGATGTTGGTTTCAGCTGCTGGTAATGCTTCTGCTGGCACTGCTTCTGCATTTACTGGCACTGCTTCTGCATCAGTCCGAGATACGATTTCTCTCGACAGAGGTTGGCAGTTCCATCGTGGGGATGTTTCCGACGTGAATATGTTGAAGAATTTGCAGGCTAACGATGAGGTGGTCAACCTTCCTCACGATTTCCTGATCGGACAGGACTGGGTGGCTCCTGATGCCAGCGAACGTCCTGATAATAGTGATGCTGGTAGCAATGTTCGCAGCCGTTTGAGTCCACGTGGCTTCAAGGAAATGGGTATCGGCTGGTATCGCTATGAACTGACTCCGAAGGCTGAGTGGAAGGGCAAGCGCATTCTCCTCGATTTCCAGGGCATCATGCTCGTGGGCGATGTTTACCTCAATGGTAAGCGGATAGGTGGTACTGACTATGGTTACCTCGGCTTTGATGTAGATGTGAGCAAGTTGCTCAAGTTTGGCGAAGTCAATGAGATTGCAGTGAAGGCAGATACCCGCAATCCGAACAACTCCCGCTGGTTTACCGGTGCAGGTCTTTATCGGGATGTCAATCTTATCGTCACCGACAAGGATTTGTATTTCCCTCGCCATCCACTCTTCATCCGTACCGTCAACAATCAGGAAGTAAAGATTCGTGCAAACATCTTCAACCAGCAGAAAAAGGTGAAGGCTCCTGGAACTTTTATTCCTGTAGAAGTCAGAATCTTGGATGCTGACGGCCATGTTGTGGCGCAGCAGAAAACGGATGTGGATTTCAATGCCAAGTGGCGTGACAGAGAGTATGAACTGCCGGCTATCAAGATAGAGAATGCCAAACTCTGGTCGTGCGATACACCTTATTTATATACTGCCGAGGTTACGCTTTACGATAACGAGGGAAAGGTGGCTGACCAGATACGAGAACCCTTTGGTGTGAGAACCATCGAGATGAATCCGCAGCATGGTCTGCTCGTTAATGGCAAGAAGGTGCTCCTGCAGGGTTTTGCCAATCATCATACGCTCGGTGCGTTAGGTGCAGCAGCCTATCCACGTGCCATTGAGAAGCGACTCAAGATGATGAAAGAGTTCGGATTCAATCATGTGAGAACTTCCCATAATCCCTATAGCGAAGACTTTCTTAGACTTTGCGACAGATTGGGTATTCTCGTAGTGGATGAACTCTATGATAAGTGGTTGGCGCAGTATGCCGGTGGCAGAGTAGATTGGGAGAGTCTCTGGCAGAAGGATATTCCTGAATGGGTGAAGCGAGATAGAAATCATCCGTCTGTGGTGCTCTGGAGTTTGGGTAATGAACTGCAGCAGTATTCCAATCTGCCTTTCAATGACTGGGGTGTGACGGCTTATGAACTGCAGAAGCAACTGCTCCATCGCTACGACGACACCCGTCTCACTACCGTGGCCATGCATCCGCGCTATCGCAATCTGGATACCGATTCCATTCCAGCTGATCTGGCTGTGGCAACCGAGGTGAATTCCTATAATTATAGGTATATGTACTTCCCTGGCGACATGAAGCGCTATCCGGAAAAGACGTTCTATCAGAGTGAGGCGAGCACGGCTGCGATGGGTCCTAACTTCTATGAGATGGACCGCGATAAGGTGCTCGGGTTGGCTTACTGGGGTGCCATCGACTATCTGGGCGAGAGTATGGGATGGCCTGTTAAGGGCTGGAATCAGGGTGTTTTCGACCTGTCTCTGCAACCGAAACCGGATGCTTATTTCGTGAAAAGTATGTTCTCTGACGAGCCTACTGTGCATATCGGCATCATCGAGAAGGCTGGTGGCAATGTGCAGTGGAACGGCATCAATGTTTCGGCTGGTAAGCTTTCTGAGAACTGGAACCGGGAGGCAGGTGAGAAGGTTTCGCTCTATACCTATACCAATGGTGACGAGGTGGAGCTATTCCTGAACGGTAAGAGTTTAGGTGTGAAGAAGAACAGTGACGACCCTAAGTTGCGTGCCCGTATCAAGTGGGACGGCATCGCTTATGCGCCTGGCACTCTGCTGGCTGTGGCTCGGAAGAATGGCAAGGTTGTGGCTCGTCATCAGATAGAGACTACGGGCGAGGCTGTGGCGCTGAAGATGGTGCCTGATGCTGAAACCTGGCATGCTGACGGACAGGATCTGATGCACGTGAGAGTGTATGCCGTAGATAAGAAAGGCAGGAGAGTGATGAACCTGAAGGATAAGAACGCCTTCAGCAAGTTGACTTTCACGGTGAAGGGCGACGCGGATATCGTGGCGGTGGATAACGGAAATATTAATTCGGATGAGTTGCACGTGGGCAAGAAGCAGTTGAACAAGACTGCCGAGCGTGCGCTCTATCAGGGTTCTGCGCTTGTAATCTTAAGAGCTGGAACTCAGCCGTCTAAGGTTGAATTGACAGTTGCTTGCGAGAATGCGGTGTCTGGCGTTCAGTCTGCTGCTTCTGGTCATCAGTCTGCTGCATCTGGCGTTCAGAAAAGCAATCTTAAAACAAAGAGAATCGTATTAGTCACAAAATAG